The stretch of DNA TACGAATATGGCCATCAAACCCAAATACGTCAAACAGCTCGGAGGCATCCTCCTGGAGCGGTATCCGGAGGCGTTCAACACCGACTTCGAGACCAACAAGGACAGCGTCACGAAGCTGACGAACGTGGAGTCGAAGGGCGTCCGCAACCGCATCGCGGGCTACATCACGCGCAAGAAATCGAGCGCGGCGGCCAACGCCTGATCGGAAGTTCTCCCCGACGATCACTCGCGCCGACGAGTTACGACCGTGCCGTCGGCGCGGACGGTCGCCGATCCGTCGGGAACGGTGCAGTCGACCGACGCCGCGGGGTGCGCACACGCCGGCTGGACGGGCCGCCGCCGACGGACGGCGCCTCGAGCCGGTGTCAGAACCGATCCGTCCGCCCGGCCGCCGTCCAGGCGTCGGTCGGCGTCGTCTCCGGGACGCGGATCGACCGCCCCTGCAGGCCGTCGACCCGGCCGGCGAAGGCCCACTCCCGCCCCCACCACGTCCCCTCGTCGTCGCTCGCTTCGGCCGCCGCGGCCGCTGCGGCCGCCGAGGAGGAGACGTGAGCCGCGACGGCGGCGGCGATGGCGGCCGCCTCCGCCTCGTCGGCGTCGTCGGGAACGTGCAGGTTCATATCGGGATGTTTCCGTGTTTCTTCTCCGGATTCCGCTCGCGTTTCGTCTTGAGCATGTCTAAGTCGTCGACGAGGCGCGCACGGGTGTCCTGTGGCTCGATCACGTCGTCGATGAACCCACGGTCGGCGGCGGTGTACGGGTTGGCGAACTCCTCGCGGTACTCCTCGACGAGGTCCGCACGCCGGGCGTCGGGGTCGTCCGCGTCCGCCAGTTCGCCGCTGTAGAGGACGTTCACGGCGCCTTCCGGCCCCATGACGGCGAGTTCGGCGGTCGGCCACGCGTAGTTCACGTCGGCGCCGAGATGTTTCGACGCCATGACGCAGTAGGCACCGCCGTAGGCCTTCCGGGTGATGACGGTCAGGAGTGGCACCGTCGCCTCGGAGTACGCGTAGAGCAGTTTCGCGCCGTGGCGGATGATTCCCCGATGCTCTTGCTCAGTCCCGGGCATGTAGCCGGGCACGTCGACGAACGTGAGGATGGGGACGTTGAAGGCATCACAGAAGCGGACGAACCGCGAGGCCTTCATGCTCGCGTCGACGGTCAGCGTCCCGGCGTTCGACCGGGGCTGGTTGGCGACGACGCCGACCGAGTGGCCGTCGAGGCGCCCGAAGCCGACGACGACGTTTGTTGCCCAACTGTCGTGGACCTCGAAGAAGGAGCCCTCGTCGACGGTGCCGCCGATCACGTCGGTCATGTCGTACGGCTTCTGGGGCTGATCGGGGACGACCGTCTTCAGTTCCTCTGCCGACCGCCGGGGGTCGTCCCACGGGTCGACCCGTGGCGGGTCCTCGACGTTGTTCTGCGGGAGATAGGAGAGGAGGCGCCGGATGTTGTCCAGTGCCGTCTCCTCGTCCTCGAAGGCGCGGTGAGCGACGCCGGTGCGGGAGGCGTGGGTGGTCGCCCCGCCGAGTTCCTCAAAGCTCACCTCCTCGCCCGTGACCGTTTTGATCACGTCCGGGCCGGTGATGAACATGTGGCTCGTGTCCTTCACCATGAAGATGAAGTCGGTGATGGCGGGCGAGTAGACGGCGCCGCCGGCACAGGGACCCATGATCCCCGAAATCTGGGGGACGACGCCGCTGGCCTGTTCGTTTCGGTGGAAGATGTCGGTAAAGCCAGCGAGGCTCCGGACCCCTTCCTGGATGCGCGCGCCCGCCGAGTCGTTGAGGCCGACGATGGGCGCGCCCACGTCCATCGCCTTGTCCATCACCTTACAGATCTTCTGGGACATCACCTCGCCGAGCGAGCCGCCGAAGACGGTGAAGTCGTGGGCGAAGACGAACGTCTTCCGGCCGTTCACCTCGCCGTACCCCGTCACCACGCCGTCGCCGGGGAGTTTTCGCTCCTCCATACCGAACTTGCTGGTCCGATGGGTACGGAACTGGTCGAACTCGCGGAAGGTCCCGTCGTCGAGGAAGTAGTCGACCCGCTCCCGGGCGGTCATCTTCCCTTTCGAGTGCTGGGACTCGATCCGGTCTTCGCCCCCACCGAGGAGCGCCCGCTCCCGCTTCTCCCGGAGCTCCTCGATCCGATCTTCCATGGTCATGGGCGACCACCTTTCATTATGCACTAAAGGTTCGAGGACTGGCAAAAGGATTCCGCCGCGGAATCAGACCGTCGCCCGCTGTCGCAGTCCGACGAGTACGGCGGCGACGGCGACGACGGCGGCGCCGACGGTCGGCCAGAACCCCAGTCGGCCGTCGACCCCCGCCGTCGTCAGCAGCGTGAAGGTGAGGAAGACGGGGATGACGACGCCGACGGCGAACAGCCACGGCGTCGCCAGCCGGGTCGCGGCCGATCCGGCGCCGGTGACGTACTCCGCCACCGCGTCGCGACCGAGCACCCACCCGGCGAAGAGGAGAAAGGCGAGGAGGCCACCGGTGAGCAGGAAGTCGACCAGCGTGCCGGAGACGAAATCGAACAGCCCGGGTTGGAACGCGGTGACCGTCCCCGTCGCCGCGATGAGCGTGAGGAGCGTTCCCACGGCCCGCCGGCGCGACCAGCCGACTTCGTCGACGAGAACGGCGACCGGAATTTCGAGCATGCTGATCGAACTCGACAGCGCGGCGAAGGCGACGACGCCGAAAAACAGGATCGAAAGCGCCTCCCCGCCGGGGAGGGCGCCAAACGCGCCCGCGATGCCGACGAAGAGCGTGCCCGGCCCGCCGCTTCCGGGATCGATGCCCTGCGAGAACAGGAGCGGGAAGACGACCAGCCCGGCGAGAATCCCGACGCCCGTGTTGAGCAGGGCGATGACCGAGCCGTCGAACGGGAGCGACCGGTCCTCGTCGATGTAGGAGGCGTAAGTGATCATGGTGCCGGCGCCGACCGAGAGGGTAAAGAGCGCCTGGCCGGCCGCCGGGCCGAGGATCGAGAAGAAGTTCGTGCGGATGGTCTCGAAGTCGAAGGTGAGAAAGAAGTCGTACCCGGCGCCCGCACCCGACCGTGTGGAGACCCAGACGGCCATCCCCACGAGGAGGGCGAGGACGGCGGGCATCATCACCTTCGTCCCCAGTTCGATGCCGCGGCGCACGCCCCCGAGGACGATCAGGCCGGTGAGCGCGAGAAAGAGGAGGTGATAGCCCGCGGCGCCGACGCCGAAGGAGATGCTCCCGAAGTACGCGCCCGGGTCGGCGAGGTAGGCCGCACCGCCGGTGAAGGGACCGGCTAACGAGACCAGCAGATAGCGCAGGATCCAGCCGCCGACGACGCTGTAAAATGAGAGGAGCGCGACGCCCGTAATCGCGGAGATGCCGCCGACGGTGGCCCAGACCCGCGACCCGGAGAGGTTTCGAAGCGCGCCGACCGGGTTCCGGCGCGCCCGCCGGCCGATCACGAACTCGCCGAGGAGGCCGGGGACGCCGACGCCCAGAACGACGATCAGATACACCAGCAGGAAGGCGCTCCCGCCGTTCTCCGCGGTCATCCACGGGAACCGCCAGATGTTTCCGAGACCGACGGCGCTCCCGGCGGCGGCGAGGATGAAGCCCGTCCGCGTCGCCCACGTCTCTCGTGTCATCGTTTCCCGGTCGGCGAACGCGGCTCAAGTGGGTTTCGAGTCGGCCGCAGTCCCTCGGTGAGCCTACACGATGGCCTCGGCGAGCAACCCCGCGCGGACGGCGAGGCTCTGCAGGCCGAGCAGAAGCGTCACCAGGACGCCGAACGGCACGACGGTGCGGACGAACCAGAGCCACGCGACGGCGCCCGACTCGCTCAGACCGGTGCCACGTCGGAGTTCGGCGACGGCGTCGCCCGCGTCGACCCATCCGACGAACAAGAGCAGGGCAAGCACCGAGAGCGGGAGCAGGAGGTTGTACGCGACGGCGTTGTACCAGCCGAGGATCGGCACGCCGAACGCGCTCGGAACCCCGAGGAGGAAGATGCCGAGGCCGAGGGCGACGGCGAGCGTCGAGCGCGACCGGTCGGTGTTGTCGACGAGGTACGACGTGACGACTTCGAGCAGGCTGATCGCCGAGGAGAGCGCGGCCAAGAGGAGGACGACGAAGAAGGCGACGCCGAGGACCCGACCCGCGGGGAGCTGTGCGAACGCGCCGGCGAGCGTGATGAACGCCGCGCCGAGGCCGCCGCTCCCGGGGTCGATGCCGAGCGAGAAGAGGATGGGGAAGACCACCAGCCCCGCCAGCAGGCCGACGAACGTGTTGAGAACGACGATGGTCGCGCCGTCGGTCGGCAGGGAGTCGTCGCGGCCGAGATAGGAGGCGTAGGTGATCATCGCGCCCATCCCGAGCGAGAGGGTGAAGAAGGCTTGGCCGACGGCGGCAGGAAGGATCGAGCCGACGTTCGCGGTCAGCGTCCCGATGTCGGGCGAGAGGTAGTACGCGTAGCCGGCGGCGCCCCCGTCCAACGTTCCGGCCCAGACGGCCAGACCACCGAGGAGGAGGACGATGCTCGGCACCATCAGTTTGGTCGAGCGCTCGATGCCGTCGGTGACGCCGAAGGCGACGACGCCGACGGTCAGGGCCATGAAGACGGCGTGGAAGCCGACCGCCTCGGGACCGGCGGCGATGGCGCCGAAGTACGCTTCCGACCCGTCGAAGTACGCGCCGGTGGCGCTCCCGAGGACGTACCGAATCACCCAGCCGCCGACGACGCTGTAAAACGAGAGGATCCAGAACGCCGAGACGGTGCCGAGGACGCCGACGACTTTCCAGTTCCGGTGACCGAGGCGGGCGAAGGCGTCGATGGGGTTGCGCTCGGCCCGCCGGCCGACCACGAACTCGGAGAGCATTGCGGGGAAGCCGATCAGGAAGACGGCGAGAAGGTAGACGACGATGAACGCCGCGCCGCCGTTCGCACCCGTCTGGAACGGGAACTGCCAGACGTTGCCGAGGCCGACGGCGCTCCCGACGGCCGCGAGGATGAACCCGAGGCGCGTCGCCCACGTCTCGCGCTGTTGCTGTGCCATAGGCCGGCTACCTCCACCCCGAAAAAAAGGGTCACGATCCGGCCGCCGGCGTGGGGATCGGCGCCGTGGCACACGATTTCATCGGGCGACCCGCCGGGACGGTCCTCGTTTCCGACTCCCACGCCTTCCCCGGCCACGCACGAACCGACTCCGACTCCACTGGCCGACACCCGTCGACACGGCGCCCGTTCTGGCGTACGCTTATCCGATCGCCACCCCATAAGACGAACATGGATGCTTCGTTCGACTTCACCGGCGACGTGGCGCTCGTAACGGGAGCCTGTGGCGCGCTCGGGAGCGCCGTCGCGACGGCCTTCGCCGACGCGGGAGCGACGGTCTGTGGCACCGATATCGTCTCGCCCGACGACGAGGACGCACAGGTCGACCCGGCGGTCATCGACTACTATCGGGGCGACTTCACCGACGAGACGGACGTGGAACGGGTCGTCGACGCGGTGGTCGACGATCACGGCCAATTGGACGCGCTCGTCAACGTCGCGGGAACGTGGCGGGGCGGCGACCCCATCCACGAGACGGACGCCGACCTGTTCGACTTCCTCTTCGACGTGAACCTGAAGACCATGTTCCTCGCCTCGAAACACGCCCTTCCCCACCTGCAGGAGACGGAAGGGGCCGTCGTCTCGGTGTCCGCCCAGTCGTCGCTGGAGGGTGGCGAGGGCGACGGGGTCTACCGGGCGAGCAAGGCCGGCGTGCGCCTCCTGACCGAGACCATCGCCGCGGAGAACTTGGGAACGGTGCGGGCCAACGCCGTCATGCCGAGCGTCATCGACACGCCGATGAACCGCGAGATGATGAGTTACGACGAGTCGTGGGTGGACCCCGCCGACATCGCCGCCGTCGTGCTGTTCCTCTGTTCCGACGCCGCCACGGTAACCAGCGGGGCCGCGGTGCCCGTCTACGGCGAGGCCTAGGGCGTCACGACCAGTTTCCCGAGGAAGCTGTCGGCCATCACGTCCTCGTGGGCCGCCGCAACCTCCGCCAGATCGTAGGTTCGGGCCACCTCGATATCCAGCCTTCCGTCGCCGAGCAGGTGGGCGACGCGTCCGAGCGGGTCGGCCAGCACCGGCGTGTTGAACATACTCATGAACTGGCAGGTGAGGTCCTTGCCGCGGGCGACGCCGTCGTTCGTGAACCCGATTTGGGGATCGTTCTCGCCGATGCCGACGATCCGGCCGTCGTGCGCGGCCACGTCGGCGTCGAACTGCAGGTAGTCGTCGAGGCGGTGGTCGAGGATCACGTCGGGGGCGCCGACGTCGGCCACCGCCGCCCGCAGGTCGTCGCGGCCGTAGTCGAGGACGGCATCGGCGCCGAGTTCGTGGAGTCGGTCGTGGTACGCCGGCGCGGCGGTGGTAACCACCCGCGCGCCGGCGACGCTCGCGAGCTGGACGGCCGCGTGGCCGACGCCCCCGCTCCCGCCGTGGATCAGCGCGGTTTCGGCGGGTTCGAGCCGAGCGTGATCGATCAGCGCGCGCCACGCCGTCACCGCGGCGACGCCCGCGCCGCCGGCCTCGACCGGGTCGACGCCCGCCGGCAGGACCGCGAGTCGGTCGCTCGGCACGGCGACGTACTCCGCGCAGGCGCCGTAGTGGTCCTTGCTTAACCCGGTGGCGACGACGGTGTCACCCGCGCTCACCCCCTCGACGGCCGCCCCGACAGAGACGGCCTCGCCCGCGGCGTCGACGCCGGGGATCATCGGGAGCGTGAACGGCTCGTACGACCCCGCGACGAAGTAGGTGTCGACGGGGTTGATTCCCGCCGCCGCCACCTCGATCAGCACCTCGTCGTCGCCCGGGTCGGGTCGGTCGATCTCGTCGACTCGCAGTACCTCGGAACCGCCGTAGTCGTGGTAGCGAACTGCGCGCATGGGCGGCGATACGAACAGCGGGCGAATAAACCTGCCCGACGGTAGTATAAAAATAACGACACCTAACGTATATAGTGGTATGTATACAATGACAAATAATGACGTACAAACTCGCCTGCCTTGCGGACTGCGACTGCGTGTTCTACGGCGACGACCCGACCGATCTGGGCCGACGGCTGCGGGCGCATCTGGACGCGGCCCACGGCGTTCCGGCCGATCCGACCGAGCTTGCGGCGCTCGCACTCCCCGTCGCGGGCGTTCGCCCCGGGGAGTCGACGGCACGGACGGTGGCCGACGCGACCGAGTAGCGCCTTACCCCTGCCGGTTCGGCACGTGTCGCAACGCCGACCCCCCGATCGGTACTACTAACTCCCGTTCGACAGAAACCC from Haloplanus salinus encodes:
- a CDS encoding sodium-dependent transporter, with the translated sequence MTRETWATRTGFILAAAGSAVGLGNIWRFPWMTAENGGSAFLLVYLIVVLGVGVPGLLGEFVIGRRARRNPVGALRNLSGSRVWATVGGISAITGVALLSFYSVVGGWILRYLLVSLAGPFTGGAAYLADPGAYFGSISFGVGAAGYHLLFLALTGLIVLGGVRRGIELGTKVMMPAVLALLVGMAVWVSTRSGAGAGYDFFLTFDFETIRTNFFSILGPAAGQALFTLSVGAGTMITYASYIDEDRSLPFDGSVIALLNTGVGILAGLVVFPLLFSQGIDPGSGGPGTLFVGIAGAFGALPGGEALSILFFGVVAFAALSSSISMLEIPVAVLVDEVGWSRRRAVGTLLTLIAATGTVTAFQPGLFDFVSGTLVDFLLTGGLLAFLLFAGWVLGRDAVAEYVTGAGSAATRLATPWLFAVGVVIPVFLTFTLLTTAGVDGRLGFWPTVGAAVVAVAAVLVGLRQRATV
- a CDS encoding acyl-CoA carboxylase subunit beta, with the protein product MEDRIEELREKRERALLGGGEDRIESQHSKGKMTARERVDYFLDDGTFREFDQFRTHRTSKFGMEERKLPGDGVVTGYGEVNGRKTFVFAHDFTVFGGSLGEVMSQKICKVMDKAMDVGAPIVGLNDSAGARIQEGVRSLAGFTDIFHRNEQASGVVPQISGIMGPCAGGAVYSPAITDFIFMVKDTSHMFITGPDVIKTVTGEEVSFEELGGATTHASRTGVAHRAFEDEETALDNIRRLLSYLPQNNVEDPPRVDPWDDPRRSAEELKTVVPDQPQKPYDMTDVIGGTVDEGSFFEVHDSWATNVVVGFGRLDGHSVGVVANQPRSNAGTLTVDASMKASRFVRFCDAFNVPILTFVDVPGYMPGTEQEHRGIIRHGAKLLYAYSEATVPLLTVITRKAYGGAYCVMASKHLGADVNYAWPTAELAVMGPEGAVNVLYSGELADADDPDARRADLVEEYREEFANPYTAADRGFIDDVIEPQDTRARLVDDLDMLKTKRERNPEKKHGNIPI
- a CDS encoding acc operon protein codes for the protein MNLHVPDDADEAEAAAIAAAVAAHVSSSAAAAAAAAEASDDEGTWWGREWAFAGRVDGLQGRSIRVPETTPTDAWTAAGRTDRF
- a CDS encoding SDR family oxidoreductase, which encodes MDASFDFTGDVALVTGACGALGSAVATAFADAGATVCGTDIVSPDDEDAQVDPAVIDYYRGDFTDETDVERVVDAVVDDHGQLDALVNVAGTWRGGDPIHETDADLFDFLFDVNLKTMFLASKHALPHLQETEGAVVSVSAQSSLEGGEGDGVYRASKAGVRLLTETIAAENLGTVRANAVMPSVIDTPMNREMMSYDESWVDPADIAAVVLFLCSDAATVTSGAAVPVYGEA
- a CDS encoding NADPH:quinone reductase; its protein translation is MRAVRYHDYGGSEVLRVDEIDRPDPGDDEVLIEVAAAGINPVDTYFVAGSYEPFTLPMIPGVDAAGEAVSVGAAVEGVSAGDTVVATGLSKDHYGACAEYVAVPSDRLAVLPAGVDPVEAGGAGVAAVTAWRALIDHARLEPAETALIHGGSGGVGHAAVQLASVAGARVVTTAAPAYHDRLHELGADAVLDYGRDDLRAAVADVGAPDVILDHRLDDYLQFDADVAAHDGRIVGIGENDPQIGFTNDGVARGKDLTCQFMSMFNTPVLADPLGRVAHLLGDGRLDIEVARTYDLAEVAAAHEDVMADSFLGKLVVTP
- a CDS encoding sodium-dependent transporter encodes the protein MAQQQRETWATRLGFILAAVGSAVGLGNVWQFPFQTGANGGAAFIVVYLLAVFLIGFPAMLSEFVVGRRAERNPIDAFARLGHRNWKVVGVLGTVSAFWILSFYSVVGGWVIRYVLGSATGAYFDGSEAYFGAIAAGPEAVGFHAVFMALTVGVVAFGVTDGIERSTKLMVPSIVLLLGGLAVWAGTLDGGAAGYAYYLSPDIGTLTANVGSILPAAVGQAFFTLSLGMGAMITYASYLGRDDSLPTDGATIVVLNTFVGLLAGLVVFPILFSLGIDPGSGGLGAAFITLAGAFAQLPAGRVLGVAFFVVLLLAALSSAISLLEVVTSYLVDNTDRSRSTLAVALGLGIFLLGVPSAFGVPILGWYNAVAYNLLLPLSVLALLLFVGWVDAGDAVAELRRGTGLSESGAVAWLWFVRTVVPFGVLVTLLLGLQSLAVRAGLLAEAIV
- a CDS encoding 30S ribosomal protein S17e, with protein sequence MAIKPKYVKQLGGILLERYPEAFNTDFETNKDSVTKLTNVESKGVRNRIAGYITRKKSSAAANA